From the Streptomyces sp. SN-593 genome, the window AGGCGTTCGTCCGGCAGACGGTCCTGCCGCGCACGTACCCGAACACCATGGAGCGCCGCCGCGTCCTTCAGGCGCTGGGCGATGCCGGCGGGCTGTGCAAGGCCCGCACGATCGAGTACGCCACCGGCGACGTCATCGTCTGCACCCGGCAGGCCGGCCACTACGACCCCGAGGGCTACACCCCGCAGCGCGGCGGGACAGCGGGTGAGGAGATGCCCGGAGCGCACGAGTGCAACGGCATCACCTGGATCGACGACCAGCCCTACAACTACCCGCACAAGACCGCCTGAATTCCACGTAAGGGAGGTAAGAAGATGTCTGCTATTCGACTCAAAGAACACCAGGTGAAGCAGAAGGCGGCTTTCCGGAAGTGGGTCGGATTCCCCGCAAGATCATCCGTTCCCGAGCGGGGGGAACGGGGCACCATCGTGTCCGCGACCGGATCGGGCAAGACGATCATGGCCGCCGCGAGCGCGCTGGAGTCCTTCCCCGACGGCAGGATTCTCGTCACCGTGCCCACGTTGGACCTTCTCGTGCAGACCGCCCAGGCGTGGCGCGCGGTCGGCCACCGCTCCCCGATGGTCGCGGTGTGCTCCCTGGAGAACGACGCGGTGCTGAACGAACTGGGGGTGCGCACCACCACCAACCCGATCCAGCTCGCCCTGTGGGCCGGGTCCGGGCCCGCGGTGGTGTTCGCCACGTACGCCTCTCTCGTGGACCGCGAGGACCCCAAGGACCCGTCGGGCCGGGAGAAGGTCCGCGGGCCGCTGGAATCCGCGCTGGCGGGCGGAGACCGGCTCTACGGGCAGCGCATGAACGGATTTTCGCTCGCGATCGTGGACGAGGCCCACGGCACGGCGGGTGATCTTGGGCGGCCGTGGGCGGCGATCCACGACAACGCGCGCATCCCCGCGGACTTCCGCCTCTACCTCACCGCCACCCCGCGCATCCTGGCCGCGCCACGGCTACAGAAGGGCCACGGCGGCAAGGAACTGGAGATCGCTAGCATGACCAGCGACCCGGAGGGCACCTTCGGGGCCTGGCTCCCCGGCGCAGAGCTGGGGCTCTCGGAGGCCATCGAGCGGGGCGTACTGGCCGGGTTCGAGATCGACGTGCTGGAGATCGAGGACCCCGACTACTTCCTGGGCCTGTCCGACGAAGCCCGGCGCGGCCGGCGCCTGGCGCTGCTCCAGGCCGCGCTGCTGGAACACGCCGCGCGCCTCAACCTCCGCACCGTGATGACGTTCCACCAGCGGGTCGAGGAGGCCGAGGCGTTCGCCGAGAAGATCGGTGAGACTGCCGCCGACCTGTACACCGACCCGGTCACCGACTACGTCCTGAAGCAGGCCGACGAACGCCCCGACTCCCCTCTCGGGGCCGAGCCCGACGAGGTGGAGCCCGGCCGGCACGTACACCCGGACCGGGTGTGGGCCGCGTGGCTGTGCGGCGACCACACCGTCGCCGAGCGCCGCGATGTGCTGCGGCAGTTCGCGAACGGCATAGACGTCGACGGCCGCCGGGTGCACCGCGCGTTCCTCGCTAGCTGCCGCGTGCTCGGCGAAGGCGTCGACATCCGCGGCGAGCGCGGCGTGGAGGCCGTCTGCTTCGCCGACACCCGCGGCAGCCAGGTAGAGGTCGTCCAGAACATCGGCCGCGCCCTGCGCCCGAACCCCGACGGCTCTGAGAAGACGGCGCGGATCATCGTGCCGGTCTTCCTCGAACCCGGCGAGAACCCCACCGACATGGTCGCCTCCGCCAGCTACGCCCCCCTCGCAGCCGTGCTTCAAGGACTCCGCTCACACGACGAGCGCCTCGTCGAGCAACTCGCCTCCCGCGCCCTCACCCGCGGCCGCGAACAGCGCAAGATCCACGTCAAGCGCGACAGCCAGGGCCGGATCATCGGCGCCGGCAGCGGAAGCGACAGCGACGACGAGCAGCAGGCCGACACCGACGCGGGCTTCGAGTCCGTGCTGCTGAACTTCGCCTCCCCCCGCGACGCCGCCACCATCGCGGCGTTCCTACGCACCCGCGTCCACACGCCCGAGTCCCTGGTGTGGCTCCAGGGCTACCAGGCCCTCATCCGCTGGCGGAACGACAACGGCATCACGGGCGTCCACGCCGTGCCCTACGACACCGAGACGCCCGTCGGAGTGACGGAGGACTTCCCCCTCGGGCGGTGGGTGCACCAGCAGCGCAAAGCCCACCGGACCGGGGAACTCGAAGAACACCGCGAGGAACTGCTGAACGCCCCCGAGGCCGGCATGGTCTGGGAACCGGGCGAAGAAGCGTGGGAGAACAAGCTCGCCACCTTCCGGTCCTACCGGCGAGTCACCGGGCACCTCGCACCCCGCCAGGACGCCATGTGGGGCGAAGGCCAGGCCACGGTGCCCATCGGGCAACACCTGGCCAACCTCCGCCGCAAGGGACCCAAGAACGGACTCGGCAAGGACCCGCAGCGGGCCGCCGTGCGCGCGGCGCAGCTCACCGAGATCGACCCGGACTGGAACTGCCCCTGGCCGCTGGACTGGCAGCGCCACTACCGGGTGCTGGCCGACATCGTCGAAGCCGAAGCCGGGCTGCCCCACCTCGCACCCGGCGTCATCTGGGACGGCGACGACATCGGCAAATGGCGGTGGCGGCAACAAGAACCCGGCACCTGGAAGCAGCTGCTGCCCGAGCAGCAGCAACGGCTGACCGCGCTCGGCATCAACGCCCCTGTAGCCCCCTCTCCCGCCCCGGCAGCCGGGGGCACGGCGGAAGGGACGAGCAGGGCGCAGCAGGCGTTCCAACGGGGCCTGGCGGCCCTCACCCAGTGGGTGGAGCGGGAAGGCCAGCGGCCGGTGCCGCGTGGGCACGGTGAGCAGATCGCGGTCGACGGCGAGACCGAGCCGGTGACCGTGAAGCTCGGCGTATGGATCTCCAACACCAAAAGCCGCCGCGACAAGCTCACCGCGGAGCAGCGGGCAGCGCTCGCTGCACTGGGCGTCGAATGGGTGTAGGACCCGATGCTGAGGGGCCGACCGGGACACTCCGCGGCCGGCCCCTCCTTCGTGTGCTGGAAGACGGCGCGGAATCCACCAGGGCCAGCAGGCCTCCAATCGCCCCCAGTACAGGCTCCCAGTGTTCTCCGAAGACCGACGGCGCGATGGACGGGTAGTTGTCGGGTACGAGGTAGCGATCCCACCGGTAGTACACCGCCCACATGTGATGCTCAGGCGGAACCGTGCCCCGGAGGTAGACGACCGCAGCAGTACGCCACCGGATCTGGTCGCACGGGTCGCTGTCGAACTTCAGATCACGACCGTCACGCAGAAGATCCCGTAGCACGGCCACCTGCTCCTCACTGAGCTCCATACCTAACGCAACGACCAACCGGTTCGTACGGCACCGCGCCTCAGCCATCTGCGGGATACCTCCCGCCCGGGCCTCGGCGCCCCCGGCCGATCGGTCAACGGGCGCCCTGTCGGATCTTGGCGAGGCACCCTGCTTTTCCTTTGCCGAGAAGGGGTGTCCGAGGTGGGTCGTAGCGTTGGACGCAGGTACGTGGAAAGGCAAGAGATGAGCGCGAGTTCCATCCGGTCCCAGCTTGAACGCAAAACCAGAGCGCGAGCTGACGCGGAGAAGAAGGTCGGCGAGTTCCGCAGCAAAGAGGCCGCCAAGCGGACGAAGGCCACCAGCGAGCGGGAAGCCGCCGCGAAGGCCACCAACCCGACGACCGTCAAGAGCAGGCTCAGGGCCGCTGCCCGGTACGAGGACGACGCCAACAAGGCGGCCAAAGAGGCCGGGACTTGGAGCACCACGGCGGCCAAGCACAGCAGGGAGGCGGCGGACTTGCAGGTGAAGCTCGCGAAGGCCGAGCAGAGCGAGCGCGACGCTGTGGAGAAGACCCGTAAGAGGGAGCAGGAGCAGGCCGAGCGGCGTGCGGCTTCTGAACGGCGGAGTTTCGAGAACCGTCTGTCGACGGCGGAGCAGCAGGTGCGGACGGCGTTGAGGGATCTGCGGGCGCCGAAGCCGGAGCCGCTTCGGGTGCTGCTGCTGGGCGCGTCGTCCGAGGGCGATCTGCGGGTGGGCCGGGAGCAGGAGCGGATTCTCGCGGCCGTGCGGAGCGCGACGCACCGGGACCTGGTGAAGCTGGAGGTGCACCCGGCCGCGACAGCGGACATCCTTCTGAACGGGCTCACCCGGTTCCATCCGCACGTCGTCCACTTCTCGGGCCACAGCTCGGCTGACAGTGAGGATGTGACGTGGTGACGCTGCTGGTGGGTCTGACCCCTCGGCTGACTGACGTCTCGACTGTCCTGTTTGGGATGTGTCGGCCCATCCGGGCGTCACCACGCACGCGGCCGGACGGGCGCTTGTGACTTCATAGGAGCTTGTCGCATAAGCCCCGTCACTGTCTTGTCCACCCGCCCGACCGGCGCGTGCCGCCCTCGTCGGTACGGATACGCAAGGACGGACATGACCAGCATGACGCACGACGGGCCGCGGATCACCGGCGGAGTCGACACCCACGGCCTGACCCACCACGCGGCCGTGATCGACTCCATCGGCCGGCACCTGGCCGATCGCGAGTTCGAGGCCACCATCCGCGGCTACCGGTACCTGCTGGACTGGATGCGCTCGCACGGCGACCTGGTCGCGGTCGGCGTCGAGGGCACCGGTGCCTACGGCGCCGAGCTCGCCCGCGTGCTGACCGCCGCCGGGGTCACCGTCTTCGACGTGGACCGGCCGGACCGCAAGACACGGCGGATGAAGGGCAAGTCCGACCCGATCGACGCCTATGCCGCCGCAATGGCCGTGCTCTCGGGCCGAGCCGCCGGCATCCCCAAGAGCCGGGACGGCGTGGTCGAGGCCGTGCGGGTCCTGCGACTCGCCCGCCGCAGCGCGGTCAAGGCCCGCACCCAGGCGATGAACCAGATCCGCGGCCTGCTGGTGTCGGCCCCCGCGATGCTGCGCGAGCAGGTCGCCGGTCTGGACCGGGCCGCGCTGATACGCACCCTGGCCCGGCTGCGACCCGGCGAGGACCTCTCGCGGCCGCTGGCGGCGACCCGGGGATCGTTGCGGCGCCTCGCCCGCCGTCTCCAGGCACTGGACACCGAGATCACCGAGCTGGACGCGGAGATCGGCCCGCTGGTCAAGCAGGCCGCCCCGCAGCTGCTGGAGCTGTTCGGGGTCGGGCCCGAGACCGCCGGCCAACTGCTCGCCTCCGCCGGGGACAACCCCGAACGAATGCGGTCGCAGGCCGCGTTCGCCCACCTGGCAGGAGTCGCACCGATCCCGGCGTCCTCCGGCCGCACACACCGCCACCGACTCAACCGCGGCGGCGACAGGGCCGCCAACAACGCCCTGCACACCATCGTCCTGACCCGCATGCGCTTCGACGAACGCACCCGCGCCTACGTCGAACGACGCACCAAGGAAGGGCTGAACAAGAAGGACATCATGCGCTGCCTCAAGCGATTCGTCGCCCGCGAGGTCTACCGCGCCCTGACCACCACACCAACGGAACGAATCACTCAAACCAACCTCGCACCGGCCGCTTGACAAGCATAGGAGCATCCTCATCGCGTTCGAGCAGGATGTGGACGAGCACCACAAGGGCGCCATCGTCACCGCCGGCGCGTTCGCTCGGGCGATCGGAGCCGTGGACGAGCCGCCGCTGCTGGTCCTGTTGAACTCCTGCCATTCCGCTCCTCAGGCCGAGAAGCTGATCGGCACCGTCCCTTTCGCGATCGGCATGTCCGACTCGATCGGCGACGTCGACGCGATGACGTACGCCGCCCGCTTCTACGCCGCCATCGCCGACGGCCAGTCGGTCGAGGGCGCACACCACGTCAGCCAGGCCGCGATCGAGATGAACGGCCTGCCCGACTACGACCTGCCGACCCTGGCCTGCGCCTCCGACGTCGACCCGCGGACAACGCGCCTTGTCACGCCGCCCCCGGCGTAGGGGGGACAGCTTCCATCCCCGATGGGGCGGTCTCCGCAGACCGGCGAGCTTCTCCGCCGCAGGAGTGACAGTGACATCGGATCCCCGCGTCAGGTGTCCGGCGGGCGGTTCCGGCATCGGTGGAGGGCCTGCGCGAACTGACCGAACATCGCCGCCCGGTGAGCGCCGCGGACCCCGCGCAGGGACGCCAGCAGTCCGAGCAGCAGGACAAGCGGCCGGCCCCAGCGCGCCAGCAGGAACAGCGCCATGGCGGCAGGCGGCAGACCGGCGAGCACGGCGGTCAAGGCGGTCGGCGTAGTGGCCGGCATGGTGATCGGTTCCTTTCCCGGCGCCGCTGTACGCGGCACCTGATGCCATCTCCTCACACCGCCGGACGGCTACTGCCCGACACTTCGCGGGGCTGTAACCTGAGGCAGGTGACCCGCTCCGCGCCCTCCGGCGCCGACGCTGCGCTCATCGCCGCACTCGCCGGCCTCGGACTGACCGTCTCCCAGGCGCAGTTGGAGCGGTGGCGGGCAGCGCACTACCTGCCACCCCACCCCCGCGAGCACTTGGGGCGCGGCCGGGGCACCGCCTCGCACCTGCTGCCCCAGACCGTGGCCCGGGCCGCCTGGCTGGCCGCAGCCTCCCGCCAGGGCCGGGCGCTGCCGGTGGCGGCGGCCTGGGCCTGCTGGGCAGCCGACGGCTCCCCGGGCGGCATGGCCCGGTTGCGCACGGCGGTCGTGGACCAGCTCGACCGGTACGGGAAACTCCTAGCGGCAGGCAACGCCCGTGACAACAACAGCTGGCAGCGGCGCCACAACGCGGCGAAGGCGGCCGCGCGCCGGGTGCCGGACCTCGACCAGCACGCCCTGCTGCGGGCCATCGCCACCACCGCCGCACGCGACCCGGCCGCGGTCGCGCCCCTGCCGCGCGTCGACCGCGGCCTCGCCCTCGTGCTGGGCCGGCTGCTCGCCGGCGGCGGTGAAGACGTCGGCGAGGACGAACTCCTGGACGCGCTGTGCCAGGTCCTCCCCGAACAGGCCGAAGCGCTGCGTACCGCAGCCGCGGCCCGGGACGCAGCCGGGCACGGCGGCACGTGGGAGGGCTTCCCGCTGGCCGGGGGCTGGCCGGCACTGCAGCACGCGGTACAGGCCGCACCCGACCATGCCTTGCGCCGCGCGGTGGAACTGGTCACCGCCACCGCCGCGGCCCTCGAACTGCTCCTGGTCCACCTCGGATCCGCCGCCCAGGCCGGACTGCCCGCACCACCCACCGGACTCGATGTCGAAGCAGTCCCGGACGCCATGACCACCGCGCTGGCAGACCCCATGTGGGACGAGTGGGGCCGCCACATGCCCCTCCACAGCGACAGCCCCGCCTGGCCCACCGTCGCCGCCTACCAGACCGCGCTCACTCTCCTCCTGCCCGGCCGAGCCGACGCCCTTGCCGGCTACCGAGAACGCACCGAGCAACTCATCCGTCGCACCCGGAACCCCGTCCAGCCGTAACCCTCCCCGGCCGCCCGTCGTCCTGGGAACGCCCCGGCACCAGCGCAGGAGCAGGTGAACCATGACCGAGTCCACTCCCCCGGGCCGTATCCCCGACGCGGGGACGCGGGAGCGGCGCCCGGCACAAACCGGTCAGACCGCCGGCCCCCGCAGCGCCGCCCAATCCCAACCGGCCCTCCGGCCAGCGGTGCTGCGGGTCGCCCCGATGACCGGGGAGACAACGTGGTCGTACCTGTCCCGGCTCGCCGGGCGCTACGGCATGGAACCCGCCGCGTTACTGCCCTGGTGGACCTGGTCCGGGTCCCGCCCGCAGGACGAGGGCGGTCCGCGCGACGACGCCGAGGTGCTGCTGAGCCCGGCAGGCCGGCGGTTACTCGCCCAACTGGGCGGGGTCGCCGAGCACGATCTGGCACGTGCCCTGCCCGCGTTCAACGACGAGCCGCGATCAGGCACGCCGGACCGGAGCGGCGAGACCGCCGGGTCCGGCAGACCGGCAGGCCGGTGGAAGGTCGCGTCGGCCGGGGAGCACGGGCCGGTGGCGTACGGGTGCGCGCTGTGTGCGGCGGCGCGTACCGGGCAGGACACGGTGGTGGTGCGCTACGTCGCGCCGTGGCAGCGGGCCTGTGCCCGCCACCAGCGGTGGATGCTCACCGCCGGTGACGGACACCGCCACCACCACCTGGATCTGCGGGCGGCCCCGGAGGTCGCTGCGGCGCAGCGGGCCTGGCCGAAGGTGGCCCGGGTCGCGGCTGCGGCCGGGGCCGATCCGGGGCGGGTGTTCACCCTGGCCCACGCCGTGGTCTGCGCGTGGTGGGAGCAGGCCCTGCAGTGGGAGCGGGAGCGGATCTGGCCGGCCCGGCTGCACGCGGTCGCGGGCGGGGATGCCGGGCCGCGGTTTTGGTGGTGGCGGATCATCGCCCGCGACGCGGTCGTCTTCCCCGAGACGGTCACGCTCGCTGGCGCACTGCTCGACCCCGGCATGCAGGAACGGATCTGGGAGGACCACGGGGCCGGCGGGCTGGTACGCCCGTTCCGGCCGGACGGGGCGTTCTTCCGCGAACTCACGGCGCGGCTGGGGCGGCCCTGGCTGGCCGACACCGGCCAGGCCCCGCAGACGGGGCTGGTGCTGGGCGGCCCGCTGCATGCCGGGCCGCTGCTGGAGTGCATGGGCGCCTTCACCCGCATCCGCCGCGGACAGCAGCACCCCCGCGGGTACGGGCTGGACCCGTGGTGGCTGCGCGCCGACCACCGCCCCGCCTCGGGACGGGTCCAGTTGCGTGCCCTGGCCGAGCGGGCCACCCAGTCCGCGGCCGGGCGCGGAACGGGCCGTTCGGGCGGTGCCGTGAACGCAGGCGGCGGCGCGCTCATGGTCCGGCGCCTGTTCCGCGACCGGCACGGCCGCGCCGGCGTCGCGTACACCGCTGCGCCCCCACCACCGCAGTGAGTGCTCCGTGCCGCCGGCGCCCCGGGGGGAGGCGGCGTACGCCAGGGCAGGGGTCTGCACTGACACCGGCAGCCGGCCTGCGCCATCATCGGCAGCCTGGGTGAACCGGTCAGTGTGCGGCGGAAGTTGGCCGGATTCGGTGGTCCGCGCGCACGGGCACGCTTGACTGGAGCACATGATCGACACGCACCACCCGCCGGCGCCCGGCAGCCCCGCCCTGCCCCCGCCAGCGTCGCTGCCGCGGCCGTTGCCGTGGCAGCCCGCCGAAGCCGCGCGGGCGGCGGCCGGGATGGAGGCGGTCTTCACGGGCCCGGACGGCCAGTTGGTGCAGCAGCGGTGGGATCAGGCGGCCGCCGCGGTGCGGTGGGAGGACCAGCCGCCGGTGGCGCCGTTCCCGGTGGTGCCCGGGCGCAGTTGGGGTCCGGGGTGGTGGTGGTCGGCGACTACCGGCGGGCACGTGATGCACGGCTCGGTGGCGATGCGCACCCAGTTGATGGTCCTGGACCGCGACCCGGGAGTGACGTGGCTGGCGGCGCGGCCGGTGCGCCTGGTGTGGCGCGACCCCGGTGACGGGCGGCCCAGGTCGTGGGTGCCGCAACTGTTCGCGCGCTGCGTCGACGGCAGCGGCCTGCTGGCCGACTGCCCCGCCGCCGCGGACGCGGGCGGGATCCGGGCGCTGCGGGCCGCGCAGATCGTGGACGCGGCGTGTACGGCGGTGGGCTGGTCCTACCGGCGCCTGGCGCTGCCCGGTGCGGTGGTGGCGGCGAACCTGCGGTGGCTTGCCGGCTACCGCCACCCCCGCAACGCCGGCACCCCCGGCCTGGCCGCATCTGTGCAGGAGGTGTTCGCCGAGCCCCGGCCGCTGGAGGAAGGCGCCGCCGCGTGCGGCGACCCGATCGCGGTCCTGCCCGCCGTCTTCCACGCCCTGTGGGCCGGGCGGCTGGACGTGGCGCTGGACCAGCCGCTGCATCACCGGTCCCTCGTCGGCCCGGGGAAAACGGCACAGACGTCAGAACAGGAACGCGGCCAGGAGCGGGAGCACAACGCGCGGTGAGCAGCAGCAGCGGCGGGGCGCGGCGGTTGGAGCCCGGTGCGCAGGTGGTCTTCGACGGCCGCACCTGGCAGGTCGGCGCCCTGGTGGGTGCCACGGTCCGGCTGGTCGACGAGAAGGGGGTCACGGCCTCGGTGCTGGCGACGGTGCTGCTGGCCGACCCGGGCTTTGAGGTGGTCGGGGTGCCGCGGGCCGGGGCGCCGCAGTGGGGGCTGTTCCAGAGCGTTCCGCTTCCCGCGCAGGAGCGGGCTCTGGCCTGGCAGCGGCACATCCGCGAGGTCGAGACCGGCCTGCCCGGCGCCCCCGGCGACGGTGGCGTGCCCCGCCCGCAGTACGACCCGGCTCGGTGGACGCTGGCCCAGCGCGAGCAGGCCGAGGCCGACGAACTGGCCGGCCTGGGCTGGACCAGAGTCTCCCGGGCCACGGTGCAGAAGATGCGCCTGGACTACCGCAAGCAGGGGCTGTGGGGCGTGGTCGACAAGCGCTCCATGCGGCAGACGGCGGGCCGGGGGCGCGGCGACGAGCGGGTGGCGGCCGCGGTGCTGGAGGCGTTGCGCCTGCGGCGCGGCCGGCCGAAGACGAGCATCCGGCAGATCATCGAGTTGACCGAGCAGATCCTTACCCGCACCCACGGGCCGGGGCAGGTGAAACTGCCGGCCCGCTCCTCGCTGTACCGGCTGGTGAACGCCCTGGCCGATCCGCTGGCGCGGCCCGGCAGCCCGGCCCGGACCGCCACCGCGACACGGCGGGGGCCTGCGCCGGAGCCGGTGCTGCGGCCCGGGGAGAGGGTCCAGATCGCCACCGCCGGCCTGGAGGTAACGGCGGTGGGTGATGACGGGCGCGCGGTGGCGGTGGAGGTGACGATCGCGCTGGACCTGGCGACCCGCTCCCTCCTGGCCGCCGGCTTGTGCGCGCAGGGCGGCGGGCCGGTGGATCCCGGCGTGCTGCTGGCGGAGATGGCGGTGCCGCACCCGGTGCGCGCGACCTGGCCGACGGCGCTTCAGATGGCGCACGCCAGCGTGCCCTACGAGCGGCTGCTGGCTGTGGACGCGCGGCTTGAGGCGGCCGCTGCACGGCCTGTCATGGTGCCCGAGACCCTGGTCGTCGACGGCGCCGGCACCACCGGGTCCGGTGCCTTCATGGCCGCGTGCCAGACCCTGGGCGTCAGCGTGCAGGCGGCCCCGCCCCGCAGGCCCGGTGCCAAGGGCGCCGCCGAGCGCACCCTCGCCGCCCTGAACACGCTGTTCGCCCGGCACATCGCCGGCCCGCCCGGTGCCACCGGCCCGCGCGGGCACGGCGGCGTCCACCAGGCGCTGTGGAGCGTGCCGCAACTGCAGGACCTGCTCGACGAATGGATCACCGCCTGCTGGCAGAACCGCAGCCACGAGGACTTGCGCCACCCCGCGATCAGCGGCGCGGCCCTGAGCCCGAACGAGATGTGGGGCGCGCTGGTGGCCTGGTGCGGATACGTGCCACTGCCGCTGACCGGTGCCGACTACCCCGAACTGCTGCCGGCGCGGTGGCAGGCGGTCACCGAACGCGGTATCCGCATCGGCCACCGCACCTACGACCACCCGTGCCTGGACACTCACCGCGGCCAGCCCTCCCCGGTCGCCTCCCGCGGCGGGAAATGGGAGGTCCACACCCACCCCCACGACCTGCGGCAGGTCTGGATCCGCCTGCCCGACGGCCACCTCCACGCAGTGCCGTGGATCGACCGCGACCACGTCCAGCGGCCCTTCGACGACGCCGTGCGGCGGCAGGCCGGGCAAGCCGTGGAGCAGCGGACCGCCCGCGCACAGCACCAGACCGACCTCGCCGACACCACCGGGCAGCTCCTTGCACGCGCCCGGACCGGCCCCGCCACCAGATCCGTCGCCCTCCCGGACGGGGGCCTGGCGGAGCGGCCGGCCCGCGCGACTGCGGCCGGGCACGCTCGCCGGACCGCGCGACTGCGGCCGGGCACGCTCGCCGGACCGGTGCGGGCGGTGACGACGAAGGCCGCTCATCGGATGCCGGGCGGACGACACCGACACCGGCTCAGACCGCGCCGGCGCAGTGGGACACCGGCGAGGACAACCTCGACGCCCTCGACAACGGCGGCGTGTACGGCCGACCGGGAACGGGCCA encodes:
- a CDS encoding DEAD/DEAH box helicase, with protein sequence MSAIRLKEHQVKQKAAFRKWVGFPARSSVPERGERGTIVSATGSGKTIMAAASALESFPDGRILVTVPTLDLLVQTAQAWRAVGHRSPMVAVCSLENDAVLNELGVRTTTNPIQLALWAGSGPAVVFATYASLVDREDPKDPSGREKVRGPLESALAGGDRLYGQRMNGFSLAIVDEAHGTAGDLGRPWAAIHDNARIPADFRLYLTATPRILAAPRLQKGHGGKELEIASMTSDPEGTFGAWLPGAELGLSEAIERGVLAGFEIDVLEIEDPDYFLGLSDEARRGRRLALLQAALLEHAARLNLRTVMTFHQRVEEAEAFAEKIGETAADLYTDPVTDYVLKQADERPDSPLGAEPDEVEPGRHVHPDRVWAAWLCGDHTVAERRDVLRQFANGIDVDGRRVHRAFLASCRVLGEGVDIRGERGVEAVCFADTRGSQVEVVQNIGRALRPNPDGSEKTARIIVPVFLEPGENPTDMVASASYAPLAAVLQGLRSHDERLVEQLASRALTRGREQRKIHVKRDSQGRIIGAGSGSDSDDEQQADTDAGFESVLLNFASPRDAATIAAFLRTRVHTPESLVWLQGYQALIRWRNDNGITGVHAVPYDTETPVGVTEDFPLGRWVHQQRKAHRTGELEEHREELLNAPEAGMVWEPGEEAWENKLATFRSYRRVTGHLAPRQDAMWGEGQATVPIGQHLANLRRKGPKNGLGKDPQRAAVRAAQLTEIDPDWNCPWPLDWQRHYRVLADIVEAEAGLPHLAPGVIWDGDDIGKWRWRQQEPGTWKQLLPEQQQRLTALGINAPVAPSPAPAAGGTAEGTSRAQQAFQRGLAALTQWVEREGQRPVPRGHGEQIAVDGETEPVTVKLGVWISNTKSRRDKLTAEQRAALAALGVEWV
- a CDS encoding TnsA-like heteromeric transposase endonuclease subunit, whose product is MIDTHHPPAPGSPALPPPASLPRPLPWQPAEAARAAAGMEAVFTGPDGQLVQQRWDQAAAAVRWEDQPPVAPFPVVPGRSWGPGWWWSATTGGHVMHGSVAMRTQLMVLDRDPGVTWLAARPVRLVWRDPGDGRPRSWVPQLFARCVDGSGLLADCPAAADAGGIRALRAAQIVDAACTAVGWSYRRLALPGAVVAANLRWLAGYRHPRNAGTPGLAASVQEVFAEPRPLEEGAAACGDPIAVLPAVFHALWAGRLDVALDQPLHHRSLVGPGKTAQTSEQERGQEREHNAR
- a CDS encoding TniQ family protein, translated to MTESTPPGRIPDAGTRERRPAQTGQTAGPRSAAQSQPALRPAVLRVAPMTGETTWSYLSRLAGRYGMEPAALLPWWTWSGSRPQDEGGPRDDAEVLLSPAGRRLLAQLGGVAEHDLARALPAFNDEPRSGTPDRSGETAGSGRPAGRWKVASAGEHGPVAYGCALCAAARTGQDTVVVRYVAPWQRACARHQRWMLTAGDGHRHHHLDLRAAPEVAAAQRAWPKVARVAAAAGADPGRVFTLAHAVVCAWWEQALQWERERIWPARLHAVAGGDAGPRFWWWRIIARDAVVFPETVTLAGALLDPGMQERIWEDHGAGGLVRPFRPDGAFFRELTARLGRPWLADTGQAPQTGLVLGGPLHAGPLLECMGAFTRIRRGQQHPRGYGLDPWWLRADHRPASGRVQLRALAERATQSAAGRGTGRSGGAVNAGGGALMVRRLFRDRHGRAGVAYTAAPPPPQ
- a CDS encoding IS110 family transposase, coding for MTHDGPRITGGVDTHGLTHHAAVIDSIGRHLADREFEATIRGYRYLLDWMRSHGDLVAVGVEGTGAYGAELARVLTAAGVTVFDVDRPDRKTRRMKGKSDPIDAYAAAMAVLSGRAAGIPKSRDGVVEAVRVLRLARRSAVKARTQAMNQIRGLLVSAPAMLREQVAGLDRAALIRTLARLRPGEDLSRPLAATRGSLRRLARRLQALDTEITELDAEIGPLVKQAAPQLLELFGVGPETAGQLLASAGDNPERMRSQAAFAHLAGVAPIPASSGRTHRHRLNRGGDRAANNALHTIVLTRMRFDERTRAYVERRTKEGLNKKDIMRCLKRFVAREVYRALTTTPTERITQTNLAPAA